A single Danio rerio strain Tuebingen ecotype United States chromosome 17, GRCz12tu, whole genome shotgun sequence DNA region contains:
- the nrbf2a gene encoding nuclear receptor binding factor 2a, with protein sequence MVNLLSVNKEVATVKTAKPHAQIEMEVIDSPLNRAHHYGRRADQLVMKGKYEEAIECHQEAAELLKEASSMTQSQQVRLSLELQRDRHLQQQRLIQMSCRQTQLKGELLVSSARPSSSVLGCKTAKDDKTRLEEQSTAIADLWRLVLVLLMDNKRLLEENKRLNAENVGLTMRRDPYEEMQSPSASQTQPVFLSLRLLEESPDLQQLMDTAEHS encoded by the exons ATGGTTAATCTTCTAAGTGTAAATAAAGAAGTTGCCACTGTAAAAACGGCGAAACCGCATGCTCAAATAGAAATGGAAGTAATTGACAGCCCTCTAAATCGT GCTCATCATTACGGCCGAAGGGCAGATCAGTTGGTGATGAAAGGAAAATATGAGGAGGCGATTGAGTGCCATCAAGAAGCAGCAG AGCTGTTGAAAGAAGCTTCATCAATGACACAGAGTCAACAG GTACGCCTGTCTTTAGAGCTCCAAAGAGACAGACACCTCCAGCAGCAGAGACTGATCCAGATGAGCTGCAGGCAGACTCAACTTAAAGGAGAGCTCCTGGTAAGCTCTGCCAGACCCTCCTCTTCAGTTCTGGGCTGCAAGACCGCCAAAGATGACAAGACCCGGCTGGAGGAGCAGAGCACGGCCATTGCTGACCTGTGGAGGCTGGTGCTTGTCCTGCTTATGGACAACAAGAGGTTGCTGGAGGAAAACAAGCGACTAAACGCGGAGAATGTGGGTCTGACTATGAGGAGAGACCCTTATGAGGAAATGCAGAGCCCTTCGGCTTCTCAAACTCAACCAGTTTTTTTGAGTTTGAGGCTCTTGGAGGAGAGTCCTGACCTCCAGCAGCTGATGGACACAGCAGAGCACAGCTAG